One window from the genome of Pseudonocardia hierapolitana encodes:
- a CDS encoding peptidoglycan D,D-transpeptidase FtsI family protein: MNTPVRRVAIAVMAMVLLLMGNLTYVQVVQAGDYRSDPRNQRVLLAEYSRKRGQIGAEGQILASSTETDDRLRYLRQYSDGPMYAPVTGYYSITYSSSGIERAADAVLNGSDDRLFARRLSDLITGRDPSGGNVLLTIDPAVQRAAYEQLTERGYTGSVVALRPQTGEILAMVSTPSYDPNKLASHDADERMAAWQQFNEADPPVLPNRAISETYPPGSTFKLIDVAAALASGRYTPDSQLTAASAITLQGTNTQLGNFNGNACGTGETASLRDALQRSCNTAFAQLSAELGEQVIRQQAEAFGIGTSDLRVPMPVATSTIGAIPDTAALQQSSIGQRDVALTPLQNAMVVAAIANGGVMMQPHLISQVQSQDLQPVETTNPDRMGQAVDASVARTLTELMVNNENSYSGSGKITGVQIAAKTGTAEHGANPQSVAPHVWYVAFAPADDPQVAVAVLVESGGDRNNLAATGGTVAAPIGRAVIRAALGTDR, translated from the coding sequence GTGAACACCCCGGTGCGCCGCGTGGCCATCGCCGTGATGGCGATGGTCCTTCTGCTGATGGGCAACCTCACCTACGTTCAGGTGGTGCAGGCGGGTGACTACCGCAGCGATCCGCGCAACCAGCGGGTGCTGCTGGCCGAGTACTCGCGCAAGCGCGGCCAGATCGGCGCTGAGGGCCAGATCCTCGCCAGCAGCACCGAGACCGACGACCGCCTGCGCTACCTGCGCCAGTACTCCGACGGCCCGATGTACGCGCCGGTCACCGGCTACTACTCGATCACCTACAGCTCCAGCGGGATCGAGCGGGCCGCGGACGCGGTGCTCAACGGCAGCGACGACCGGCTCTTCGCGCGCCGGCTCTCCGACCTGATCACCGGCCGCGACCCGAGCGGCGGCAACGTGCTGCTCACGATCGACCCCGCGGTGCAGCGCGCCGCCTACGAGCAGCTCACCGAACGCGGCTACACCGGCTCGGTGGTGGCGCTGCGACCGCAGACCGGCGAGATCCTGGCGATGGTCTCCACGCCGTCGTACGACCCGAACAAGCTCGCGAGCCACGACGCGGACGAGCGGATGGCGGCCTGGCAGCAGTTCAACGAGGCCGACCCGCCGGTGCTGCCGAACCGGGCGATCTCCGAGACCTATCCGCCGGGCTCGACGTTCAAGCTCATCGACGTGGCCGCCGCACTGGCCAGCGGCCGCTACACGCCCGACAGCCAGCTCACCGCCGCGTCGGCGATCACGCTGCAGGGCACCAACACCCAGCTGGGGAACTTCAACGGCAACGCCTGCGGCACGGGCGAGACGGCAAGCCTGCGCGACGCGCTGCAGCGGTCGTGCAACACCGCGTTCGCCCAGTTGTCCGCCGAGCTCGGCGAGCAGGTGATCCGCCAGCAGGCGGAGGCGTTCGGCATCGGGACCAGCGACCTGCGGGTGCCGATGCCGGTGGCCACTTCGACGATCGGCGCCATCCCGGACACGGCGGCCCTCCAGCAGTCCAGCATCGGGCAACGCGACGTCGCGCTCACACCGCTGCAGAACGCCATGGTGGTCGCCGCCATCGCCAACGGCGGCGTGATGATGCAACCGCACCTGATCAGCCAGGTCCAGAGCCAGGACCTCCAGCCGGTCGAGACCACGAACCCGGACCGCATGGGGCAGGCCGTCGACGCGTCCGTGGCACGCACCCTGACCGAGCTGATGGTCAACAACGAGAACAGCTACTCGGGAAGCGGCAAGATCACCGGGGTGCAGATCGCGGCCAAGACCGGCACCGCCGAACACGGGGCGAACCCCCAGTCGGTGGCCCCGCACGTCTGGTACGTGGCGTTCGCCCCTGCCGACGACCCGCAGGTCGCGGTCGCGGTGCTGGTGGAGTCCGGTGGCGACCGCAACAACCTCGCGGCCACGGGCGGCACGGTGGCCGCACCGATCGGCCGGGCCGTGATCCGAGCAGCACTGGGGACGGACCGGTGA
- a CDS encoding serine/threonine-protein kinase, with amino-acid sequence MTVLAAGQKIDDRYLLERRIAVGGMGEVWEASDTRLGRGVAVKVLRPELGDDPEFLHRFRIEARTVASLDNPGIAAVHDYGEDVGPNGRRTAYLVMELVRGEPLSTIIARGPIDTDETLRLIEDAAWALQAAHERGFVHRDVKPGNILVRTDGVVKLTDFGIAKAADAVPVTRSGMVMGTAHYIAPEQASGAEAGPASDVYSLGIVGYECLAGHRPFRADSAVAVAMMQVREAPPPLPASVPAGARELIEAALVKDPSQRYADGREFALAVAAVRRGEPLPPIGSMTDTIAPPRSPSTPSRAVPKAAPKASPASAAFPAPPSSPLSAPVPTRSAPPRQARPMPAPPKPAPQGARPAPAPARRPAPDTGHHRRPQAAPVTRHAAPAPPAHRASSQSFRLQPKSSGRTLLLVLFVLLTIAAVAVGVLLFRGGLAPIGAVNPTPQGAGPGTVAGQEGVSTSSAVSGGLLSLVIVTGSVR; translated from the coding sequence GTGACCGTTCTCGCCGCCGGTCAGAAGATCGACGACCGCTACCTCCTCGAGCGCCGGATCGCCGTCGGTGGCATGGGCGAGGTCTGGGAGGCCTCCGACACGCGGCTGGGCCGCGGCGTCGCGGTCAAGGTGCTGCGGCCGGAGCTGGGCGACGACCCGGAGTTCCTGCACCGGTTCCGCATCGAGGCGCGCACCGTCGCCTCCCTCGACAACCCCGGCATCGCGGCCGTGCACGACTACGGCGAGGACGTGGGCCCGAACGGCCGCCGCACGGCGTACCTGGTGATGGAGCTGGTGCGGGGCGAGCCGCTGTCCACCATCATCGCCCGCGGACCGATCGACACCGACGAGACGCTGCGGCTCATCGAGGACGCCGCGTGGGCGCTGCAGGCGGCGCACGAGCGCGGGTTCGTCCACCGCGACGTCAAGCCGGGGAACATCCTCGTGCGCACCGACGGCGTCGTGAAGCTCACCGACTTCGGGATCGCGAAGGCCGCCGACGCGGTGCCGGTCACGCGTTCGGGCATGGTGATGGGTACCGCCCACTACATCGCTCCGGAGCAGGCGAGCGGGGCGGAGGCCGGGCCGGCGAGCGACGTCTACTCGCTGGGGATCGTCGGCTACGAGTGCCTGGCCGGCCACCGGCCCTTCCGCGCCGACAGCGCGGTCGCGGTGGCGATGATGCAGGTCAGGGAGGCGCCTCCGCCGCTGCCGGCGAGCGTGCCGGCCGGGGCACGCGAGCTGATCGAGGCGGCTCTGGTCAAGGACCCCTCGCAGCGCTACGCCGACGGCAGGGAGTTCGCGCTCGCCGTGGCGGCCGTGCGGCGGGGCGAGCCGCTCCCCCCGATCGGATCGATGACCGACACGATCGCTCCTCCGCGCTCCCCGTCCACGCCGTCCCGGGCGGTACCGAAGGCCGCGCCCAAGGCGTCTCCCGCGTCAGCGGCCTTCCCGGCGCCACCGTCGTCGCCCCTGTCGGCGCCCGTCCCCACGCGCTCGGCCCCGCCCCGGCAGGCGCGTCCGATGCCCGCCCCGCCGAAACCCGCCCCGCAGGGGGCCCGCCCCGCGCCGGCGCCTGCGCGCCGTCCGGCGCCGGACACCGGACATCACCGCAGGCCCCAGGCGGCGCCGGTGACCCGGCACGCCGCGCCCGCCCCACCGGCGCACCGCGCGTCCTCGCAGTCGTTCCGGCTGCAGCCGAAATCCTCGGGACGCACCCTGCTTCTCGTGCTGTTCGTGCTGCTCACCATCGCTGCGGTCGCGGTCGGCGTGCTGCTGTTCCGAGGCGGGCTCGCACCCATCGGCGCGGTCAATCCGACCCCGCAGGGTGCCGGACCCGGTACCGTGGCGGGTCAGGAGGGCGTCTCGACCAGTTCGGCGGTATCCGGCGGGCTGCTCTCCCTGGTGATCGTCACGGGGAGCGTCCGGTGA
- the pknB gene encoding Stk1 family PASTA domain-containing Ser/Thr kinase — translation MTTPRLLSERYELGEVLGYGGMAEVHRGLDTRLGRDVAVKVLRADLARDPQFQMRFRREAQNAAALNHPAIVAVYDTGEVQSEFGPLPYIVMEYVDGQTLREIVKTQGPMTQRQVIEVMADVCAALDFSHRHNIIHRDVKPANIMINQAGAVKVMDFGIARALGEGQNVTQTAAVIGTAQYLSPEQARGEAVDARSDVYAAGCVLFELLTGEPPFTGDTPVAVAYQHVREEPRRPSELNPSIPSSLDAVVLKALSKNPLNRYQSAAEMRADLVRVRNGQSPMAPLVMSDDERTAMIAATPTAATRRINGRQAAPATDDYDEYYDEPPRRSTAKVIGIAVAVVLALGVIGFFAYQVLSGPPAPRTVAVPSVANMSETDAKNQIIAAGLRLGDTQTQESSVEQKDRVISTNPPAGTAVDERSVVSLVVGSGPANVNVPRLEGLTLAQAQAELEKAGLELGPQTQQATSDPSLVNHVIDSTPKAGQSARGGDSVAVIIGIQQTGVRVPDVSGQDVDDAVNALREAGLQPQRPDGADDNDKVSGTNPSAGQVVPEGEEVELLTGSSDGEATMPDVVGLREEQAKDRLAELGFQRIQVRQESVSNDSDDGRVLDQSIQAGRQVSTDQQITLTVGDAPGGLVN, via the coding sequence ATGACCACCCCCCGACTGTTGTCCGAGCGCTACGAACTGGGCGAGGTGCTCGGTTACGGCGGCATGGCCGAGGTGCATCGCGGGCTCGACACGCGGCTCGGCCGCGACGTCGCCGTGAAGGTGCTGCGGGCCGACCTGGCGCGCGATCCCCAGTTCCAGATGCGTTTCCGCCGCGAGGCGCAGAACGCCGCGGCGCTCAACCACCCCGCCATCGTCGCCGTGTACGACACCGGCGAGGTGCAGAGCGAGTTCGGGCCCCTGCCGTACATCGTCATGGAGTACGTCGACGGACAGACCCTGCGCGAGATCGTCAAGACGCAGGGCCCGATGACGCAGCGGCAGGTCATCGAGGTGATGGCCGACGTGTGCGCCGCCCTCGACTTCAGCCACCGCCACAACATCATCCACCGCGACGTCAAGCCGGCCAACATCATGATCAACCAGGCCGGCGCGGTCAAGGTGATGGACTTCGGCATCGCCCGCGCGCTCGGCGAGGGCCAGAACGTCACCCAGACGGCGGCCGTGATCGGCACGGCGCAGTACCTGTCTCCCGAGCAGGCGCGCGGTGAGGCAGTCGACGCCCGTTCTGACGTCTACGCCGCGGGTTGCGTGCTGTTCGAGCTGCTCACCGGCGAGCCGCCGTTCACGGGCGACACCCCGGTGGCGGTGGCCTACCAGCACGTGCGGGAGGAGCCGCGACGCCCGTCCGAGCTCAACCCGAGCATCCCTTCCTCGCTCGATGCGGTGGTGCTGAAGGCGCTGTCGAAGAACCCGCTGAACCGGTACCAGTCGGCCGCGGAGATGCGCGCCGACCTGGTGCGGGTGCGCAACGGGCAGAGCCCGATGGCTCCGCTGGTGATGAGCGACGACGAGCGCACCGCGATGATCGCCGCGACCCCGACCGCCGCCACCCGCCGGATCAACGGTCGCCAGGCGGCGCCGGCCACGGACGACTACGACGAGTACTACGACGAACCGCCGCGCCGCAGCACCGCCAAGGTGATCGGCATCGCGGTCGCCGTGGTGCTCGCGCTCGGCGTGATCGGCTTCTTCGCCTACCAGGTGTTGAGCGGCCCACCCGCACCGCGGACGGTGGCGGTGCCCTCGGTCGCCAACATGTCGGAGACCGACGCCAAGAACCAGATCATCGCCGCGGGGCTGCGGCTGGGTGACACCCAGACCCAGGAGTCGTCGGTCGAGCAGAAGGACCGCGTGATCTCGACCAACCCGCCGGCCGGCACCGCGGTCGACGAGCGCTCCGTGGTCTCACTGGTCGTCGGGAGCGGCCCGGCGAACGTCAACGTGCCCCGGCTCGAGGGCCTGACCCTCGCCCAGGCCCAGGCGGAGCTGGAGAAGGCCGGCCTCGAGCTCGGACCGCAGACCCAGCAGGCGACGTCGGACCCCTCGCTGGTCAACCACGTCATCGACTCCACCCCGAAGGCCGGCCAGTCGGCGAGGGGCGGCGACTCGGTGGCCGTCATCATCGGCATCCAGCAGACGGGCGTGCGGGTTCCCGACGTGTCCGGCCAGGACGTGGACGACGCCGTGAACGCCCTGCGCGAGGCCGGGCTGCAGCCGCAACGGCCCGATGGCGCGGACGACAACGACAAGGTCTCTGGCACCAACCCTTCCGCCGGCCAGGTCGTGCCGGAGGGCGAGGAGGTCGAGCTGCTCACCGGCAGCAGCGACGGCGAGGCCACGATGCCGGACGTCGTGGGGCTGCGCGAGGAGCAGGCCAAGGATCGACTCGCCGAGCTCGGCTTCCAGCGGATCCAGGTCCGGCAGGAGTCGGTGTCCAACGACTCGGACGACGGCCGCGTGCTCGACCAGTCGATCCAGGCGGGCAGGCAGGTCTCGACCGACCAACAGATCACCCTGACCGTCGGCGACGCTCCCGGCGGGCTGGTCAATTAA
- a CDS encoding aminodeoxychorismate/anthranilate synthase component II produces MRVLVVDNYDSFVYNLVQYLAQLGAQVTVRRNDEVDLDELDTVDGVLVSPGPGTPERAGSSIEVIRRSAERELPVLGVCLGHQAIGVAWGGVVERAPELLHGKTSLVHHDGAGVLAGLPDPFVATRYHSLSIRPDTLPAALEVTGRTEGGVIMAVRHRELPVVGVQFHPESVLTEGGHRLMANWMAAAGHPVPEPTIEALTAEAAAVTASA; encoded by the coding sequence ATGCGCGTCCTCGTCGTCGACAACTACGACAGCTTCGTCTACAACCTCGTGCAGTACCTCGCCCAGCTCGGGGCGCAGGTCACGGTGCGCCGCAACGACGAGGTCGACCTCGACGAGCTCGACACCGTCGACGGTGTGCTCGTCAGCCCCGGTCCCGGTACGCCGGAGCGGGCCGGGTCCAGCATCGAGGTGATCCGGCGCAGCGCCGAGCGAGAGCTGCCGGTGCTGGGCGTCTGCCTCGGCCACCAGGCCATCGGGGTGGCGTGGGGCGGGGTCGTCGAGCGCGCTCCCGAGCTGTTGCACGGCAAGACCTCGCTCGTCCACCACGACGGCGCCGGCGTGCTGGCGGGTCTGCCGGACCCGTTCGTCGCCACCCGTTACCACTCGCTGTCGATCCGTCCCGACACGCTGCCGGCCGCCCTCGAGGTCACCGGCCGCACCGAGGGGGGCGTGATCATGGCCGTGCGGCATCGGGAGCTGCCCGTCGTCGGCGTGCAGTTCCACCCCGAGTCGGTGCTCACCGAGGGCGGACACCGGCTTATGGCCAACTGGATGGCGGCTGCCGGCCACCCGGTACCCGAGCCCACCATCGAGGCTCTCACCGCGGAGGCCGCGGCCGTGACGGCCAGCGCCTGA
- the crgA gene encoding cell division protein CrgA: MPKSKVRKKAAYTPPANRPGTTPVKVAGPTHPIYIGVMLGVMLLGLAWLVVNYLAGESISFMATLGPWNFAIGFSLIVIGLLMTMRWR, translated from the coding sequence ATGCCGAAGTCCAAGGTCCGGAAGAAGGCGGCCTACACCCCGCCTGCCAACCGCCCCGGCACCACCCCGGTGAAGGTCGCGGGTCCCACGCACCCGATCTACATCGGCGTGATGCTCGGCGTCATGCTCCTCGGACTCGCGTGGCTCGTGGTGAACTACCTGGCCGGAGAGTCGATCTCGTTCATGGCCACGCTCGGACCGTGGAACTTCGCGATCGGGTTCTCACTGATCGTAATCGGCCTGCTGATGACCATGCGGTGGCGCTGA
- a CDS encoding PH domain-containing protein — protein sequence MSDHAGAGVREWSPAAGLVAVAWLLAVAAAGWCAALWWTGSDPAGGLLAAVASLGAGLAALFGTRARPRLRVDPDGVTVGGLLRSQHHPWPFVTDVRVLRVRRLGRETSLLEVDTVAADGTERLLVFGRLDLAADPEDVAPQLRALRP from the coding sequence ATGAGTGATCATGCCGGCGCCGGCGTCCGGGAATGGAGCCCGGCGGCCGGTCTCGTCGCGGTGGCGTGGCTGCTGGCCGTCGCTGCCGCGGGCTGGTGCGCAGCACTGTGGTGGACCGGATCCGATCCGGCGGGCGGCCTGCTGGCAGCGGTGGCCTCGCTGGGGGCAGGCCTGGCCGCCCTGTTCGGCACCCGGGCCCGGCCCCGCCTGCGCGTCGACCCCGACGGGGTGACGGTCGGCGGGCTGCTCCGCTCGCAGCACCACCCGTGGCCGTTCGTCACCGACGTGCGCGTGCTGCGGGTGCGACGGCTGGGCCGGGAGACCTCACTCCTCGAGGTGGACACCGTCGCCGCCGATGGCACCGAGCGGCTGCTCGTGTTCGGCAGGCTCGATCTCGCGGCCGACCCTGAGGATGTCGCACCACAGCTGCGCGCTCTCCGGCCGTGA
- a CDS encoding rhomboid family intramembrane serine protease, translating to MAEGYGASRRSTTVAGAAPGSRPLVVPTLIVLNIAVYALTAVQAGNPVYNTMSRLFRELSLVPGYVHDGEWWRVLTSGFLHIGPIHLLVNMLALWMLGRDLEIVLGRGRFLALYFVSMLGGAAAVMLLNAPNEQVAGASGAVFGLMGALVVVLRRLRMPAGQAFGLIAINVIISFTLAGISWQGHLGGLVVGVAATAALVYAPARSRTAVQVAALGGLTVLLVLLIWVTGL from the coding sequence GTGGCCGAGGGGTACGGCGCCAGCCGGCGCAGCACCACGGTGGCCGGGGCGGCACCGGGCAGCCGCCCACTGGTGGTGCCGACGCTGATCGTGCTCAACATCGCGGTCTACGCCTTGACCGCGGTACAGGCGGGCAACCCGGTCTACAACACCATGTCCAGGCTGTTCCGCGAGCTGTCCCTCGTGCCCGGATACGTGCACGACGGTGAGTGGTGGAGGGTGCTCACCTCCGGGTTCCTGCACATCGGTCCGATCCACCTGCTGGTCAACATGCTGGCTCTGTGGATGCTGGGCCGGGACCTGGAGATCGTGCTCGGGCGGGGCCGCTTCCTCGCCCTGTACTTCGTCTCCATGCTCGGGGGCGCGGCCGCGGTGATGCTCCTCAACGCTCCGAACGAGCAGGTGGCGGGAGCATCGGGGGCGGTGTTCGGGCTGATGGGGGCGCTGGTCGTCGTGCTGCGCCGGCTCCGGATGCCGGCCGGGCAGGCCTTCGGGCTGATCGCGATCAACGTGATCATCAGCTTCACCCTCGCCGGGATCTCCTGGCAGGGCCACCTCGGTGGGCTCGTGGTCGGTGTGGCCGCCACGGCCGCGCTGGTCTACGCGCCTGCGCGCAGCCGCACCGCGGTGCAGGTCGCCGCGCTCGGTGGGCTCACCGTTCTGCTGGTGCTCCTCATCTGGGTCACCGGCTTGTGA
- a CDS encoding peptidylprolyl isomerase, translating into MTEAGNGKHTATLRTNQGDIRINLFPDHAPKTVANFVGLATGEKPYGQPNAKGGTSGPFYDGSVFHRVISGFMIQGGDPTGTGRGGPGYEFGDEFHPELRFDRPYLLAMANAGPGTNGSQFFITVSTPDWLNRKHTIFGEVADAESRAVVDAIAATPTDRGDRPLADVVIEHIDVSA; encoded by the coding sequence GTGACGGAAGCAGGAAACGGCAAGCACACCGCGACGCTCCGGACGAATCAGGGCGACATCCGGATCAATCTCTTCCCGGACCACGCCCCGAAGACCGTCGCGAACTTCGTCGGGCTGGCCACCGGGGAGAAGCCCTACGGCCAGCCGAACGCGAAGGGCGGCACGTCCGGCCCGTTCTACGACGGCTCGGTCTTCCACCGGGTCATCAGCGGGTTCATGATCCAGGGCGGCGACCCCACCGGCACCGGACGTGGCGGCCCCGGCTACGAGTTCGGCGACGAGTTCCACCCGGAGCTGCGCTTCGACCGCCCGTACCTGCTGGCCATGGCCAACGCGGGTCCGGGCACCAACGGCTCGCAGTTCTTCATCACCGTGTCCACGCCCGACTGGCTGAACCGCAAGCACACCATCTTCGGCGAGGTGGCGGACGCGGAGTCGCGGGCCGTCGTCGACGCGATCGCCGCGACGCCCACCGACCGTGGGGACCGGCCGCTCGCCGACGTGGTCATCGAGCACATCGACGTCTCGGCCTGA
- a CDS encoding alpha/beta hydrolase family protein has translation MLLRRVGAGLGVGLGVGAGVGAGAAGIGWFYSSVLLDTSARPVFPERVLAVADGAVTLAANRLTAQPGTWGLRWAADGGSGLAVLGPVAGASSREVVRPLLGGDRPEPGSAAVLDAGPYDPDPAARGLPFEDVDVPGPLGLYPAWLVPAEGDTWVVLVHGRGGARREALRILPALHALGLPQLVITYRNDVDAPPSPDGYYHLGDTEWEDVEAAVRFAVDRGARRIVLFGWSMGGAVTGAFLDRSADAARVAAVIWDAPLVDWRATLRQQARNRRLPPGLSPLASAVTSRRIGIDFDRFDLRRNPPAVRPPTLVVHSAGDTAVPVSASRALAVAGPELRWPLRYLEVPLVEHTASWNADPSAYERAVTSFLDEVLA, from the coding sequence ATGCTGCTGAGGCGGGTGGGGGCCGGGCTCGGCGTCGGGCTCGGCGTGGGCGCGGGCGTCGGGGCCGGCGCGGCCGGGATCGGCTGGTTCTACTCCTCGGTCCTGCTCGACACGTCGGCCCGTCCGGTCTTCCCCGAGCGCGTGCTCGCCGTCGCAGACGGTGCGGTCACGCTCGCGGCCAACCGGCTCACGGCGCAGCCGGGGACGTGGGGGCTGCGGTGGGCGGCCGACGGCGGGAGCGGGCTGGCCGTGCTGGGGCCGGTGGCCGGGGCGAGCAGCCGCGAGGTTGTCCGGCCGTTGCTCGGTGGGGATCGCCCCGAGCCCGGGAGCGCGGCCGTGCTCGACGCCGGTCCCTACGACCCGGACCCGGCGGCGCGCGGCCTGCCGTTCGAGGACGTCGATGTGCCCGGCCCGCTGGGGCTCTACCCCGCATGGCTCGTCCCCGCGGAGGGGGACACGTGGGTGGTGCTGGTGCACGGCCGGGGCGGAGCGCGCCGCGAGGCGCTGCGGATCCTGCCCGCGCTGCATGCGCTCGGGCTCCCGCAGCTGGTGATCACCTATCGGAACGACGTGGACGCCCCGCCCAGCCCGGACGGTTACTACCACCTCGGCGACACGGAGTGGGAGGACGTCGAGGCCGCGGTCCGGTTCGCGGTGGATCGCGGTGCGCGGCGGATCGTGCTGTTCGGCTGGTCGATGGGAGGCGCGGTCACGGGCGCCTTCCTCGACCGCTCGGCCGATGCCGCCCGCGTGGCGGCCGTCATCTGGGATGCCCCGCTCGTCGACTGGCGCGCCACGCTGCGCCAGCAGGCGCGCAACCGGCGCCTGCCGCCCGGTCTCTCGCCGCTCGCGAGCGCGGTGACGAGCCGTCGGATCGGGATCGACTTCGACCGCTTCGACCTGCGGCGGAACCCGCCTGCCGTCCGTCCCCCGACGCTGGTCGTGCACAGCGCGGGCGACACGGCCGTCCCGGTCTCGGCCAGCAGGGCCCTCGCCGTCGCGGGCCCGGAACTGCGATGGCCTCTGCGCTACCTCGAGGTGCCCCTGGTCGAGCACACGGCGTCCTGGAACGCCGACCCGTCCGCGTACGAGCGTGCCGTCACCTCCTTCCTGGACGAGGTGCTGGCCTGA
- a CDS encoding putative quinol monooxygenase — MIFIVVKFTIRPEHADQWLDRVADFTEATRAEPGNIFFEWSRSVTDPNQFVVVEAFQDDAAAAHVGAEHFKKFVEWAPDVVATTPDIISVQGVPGEGWSKMGEISPRA, encoded by the coding sequence ATGATCTTCATCGTCGTCAAGTTCACGATCCGGCCCGAGCACGCCGACCAGTGGCTCGACCGGGTCGCCGACTTCACGGAGGCCACCCGGGCGGAGCCGGGCAACATCTTCTTCGAGTGGTCCCGCAGCGTGACGGATCCGAACCAGTTCGTCGTGGTGGAAGCGTTCCAGGACGACGCGGCGGCGGCTCACGTCGGCGCCGAGCACTTCAAGAAGTTCGTCGAGTGGGCGCCCGACGTCGTGGCCACCACGCCGGACATCATCAGCGTGCAGGGCGTGCCCGGCGAGGGCTGGTCGAAGATGGGGGAGATCAGCCCCCGGGCCTGA